CACCAAAATCCCCACTGAGCGCTCAGCAATGTTTAATGCGCGACGTGAAAAGGTTGCTGAGTACTCTTCAAAGATGGTTTTTCGATCTTGCAGTATGCTCATAAATAGCGCGGCGCCTACCGAATTGGCAATAATCATTGGCGCTGCGATATTAGAGACGAGCGTGTAAGCTTGATCGAACGGCTTAGCGACAATCAAAATAATCAACATCTGTACCACTTCGGCGACAAAGGTCACGTAGAACACCACTAATGGATTAAATAGCTGCTCTTTCTTGCCTTTATGAAGGAAGTAAAGGTGCATAATGCCGCCAATTACCCCTTCAGCGGTGGTTGAGATAGCACAAGCGACATCCGTGAAGCCGCCCAACGTGTAGCGGTGCATCCCCCCAGTAAAGCCCACAGCAAAACCGACGACCGGCCCTCCGAATAGGCCGCCCATTACTGCACCAATGGCTCGTGTATTGGCAATCGCATCGTCGATCTGAAGGCCAAAGTAAGTGCCAAGAATACAAAATGAAGAGAACAGCACATAAATGCTGAATTTATGACTCAAGCGATTGGTTACGCTAAACAGTGGCAGAAACAGCGGCGTTTTGCTGAGCATATAAGCTAACATTAGATACACACACATCTGTTGCAGCAGAGAGATAATTAAGTCCATGGATACCACCTCAACCTCGATGGTTTTATTGTAACCCAAGTACGAATAAAGAGGAGGGGAACATCTCTAAGTCTGATAGTAGAGTGAAAGCAGAATAGAGATAAGTTAGTGTACAATTATGTTTACGCTAAGTGTTTTTTAAAGTTTACGCTTGCATGTGTTTTTTATCTATGTATATTACCAATTAAAGCTTAGCCGAACGTGGAAGTGACAAAAGTTCGGTGTAAAAATAAATTTACAGGTGACGAGATGAAAAAGAGCGAACTCAGTAATATTAATATCAGTGACGAACAGGTACTGATTACGCCGGAACAACTAAAACAAAAACTGCCGCTTAGTGAAAAAGCGCGTAAGTTCATCCAAGACTCTCGTGAAACCATCGCTGACATCATCCATAAAAAAGACCATCGCCTATTGGTTGTATGTGGCCCTTGTTCTATACATGATGTGGATGCAGCAAAAGAATATGCTAAGCGCCTAAAAGCACTCTCAGAGCAGTTGAGTGATCAGCTTTACATCGTGATGCGTGTTTACTTTGAAAAGCCTCGTACCACAGTGGGTTGGAAAGGTCTTATCAACGATCCTCAACTTGATGGCACGTTCGACATTGAGCACGGTCTGCATGTAGGTCGTCAGTTGCTGGTGGAACTGGCAGAAATGGAAATCCCTCTGGCAACAGAAGCGCTTGATCCAATCAGCCCACAGTACCTAGCGGATACCTTCTCATGGGCAGCGATTGGTGCACGTACAACAGAATCACAAACTCACCGCGAAATGGCGAGTGGTCTGTCTATGCCTATCGGCTTCAAAAACGGCACCGATGGCAGCCTAGCAACCGCAATTAATGCGATGCAAGCGGCATCTTCAAGCCACCGCTTCATGGGTATTAACCGTGAAGGACAGGTAGCACTATTGACGACCCAAGGTAATGCTAACGGTCACGTAATTTTGCGTGGCGGTAAACAAACTAACTACGATTCAGTGTCTGTGACTGAATGTGAACAGGAGCTTGCCAAATCGAACCTAGACGCATCCCTAATGGTCGATTGTAGCCACGCGAACTCACGTAAAGACTACCGTCGCCAGCCATTGGTTGCTGAAGATGTTATCCATCAAATCCGTGAAGGTAACAAGTCGATTATCGGGCTAATGATTGAAAGTCACCTCAACGAAGGTAACCAGAGTAGCGATATTCCTCTAAGCGAAATGAAATACGGTGTGTCTATCACCGATGCGTGTATCAATTGGGATTCAACTGAGGCACTATTACGTCATGCTCATACTGAGCTTGTCCCATTCTTGGAAAATCGTATTAAGGAATAATGACATCCATGGCTGCTGAACTGAACGCATTGCGTGACCAAATCGATGACGTTGATAAGCAGATGCTTGAGCTTTTGGCAAAGCGTCTATCTCTTGTGGAGCAAGTTGGTGAAGTAAAGAGCCGACATGGCTTACCCATCTATGCCCCTGACAGAGAAGCAGCCATGCT
The Vibrio sp. CB1-14 DNA segment above includes these coding regions:
- a CDS encoding 3-deoxy-7-phosphoheptulonate synthase, giving the protein MKKSELSNINISDEQVLITPEQLKQKLPLSEKARKFIQDSRETIADIIHKKDHRLLVVCGPCSIHDVDAAKEYAKRLKALSEQLSDQLYIVMRVYFEKPRTTVGWKGLINDPQLDGTFDIEHGLHVGRQLLVELAEMEIPLATEALDPISPQYLADTFSWAAIGARTTESQTHREMASGLSMPIGFKNGTDGSLATAINAMQAASSSHRFMGINREGQVALLTTQGNANGHVILRGGKQTNYDSVSVTECEQELAKSNLDASLMVDCSHANSRKDYRRQPLVAEDVIHQIREGNKSIIGLMIESHLNEGNQSSDIPLSEMKYGVSITDACINWDSTEALLRHAHTELVPFLENRIKE